The following proteins come from a genomic window of Gottfriedia acidiceleris:
- a CDS encoding glycoside hydrolase family 13 protein gives MEKKWWHNSVVYQIYPRSFMDSNADGIGDLKGIIEKLDYLKLLGIDVIWLSPVYKSPNDDNGYDISDYCDIMEEFGTMNDMDELILEANHRGIKIVMDLVVNHTSDEHPWFIESRKSKDNAYRDYYVWRDPVNGSEPNDLPSVFSGSAWEYDEQTGQYFLHLFSKRQPDLNWENPKVHEEVYNMMNFWLDKGIGGFRMDVIDLIGKIPDQEITANGPKLHEYLQEMNKKTFGNHDVLTVGETWGATPEIAKLYSDPARNELSMIFQFEHIGLDQQEGKEKWDLKPLNLLELKEVFNKWQTQLDGKAWNSLFWNNHDLPRIVSRWGNDKEYRIESAKMLATILHLMQGTPYIYQGEEIGMTNIRFESIDDYDDIETKNMYNERISKGYKHEDIMESIYTKGRDNARTPMQWNVEKHGGFTKGNPWLTVNPNFTKINVEQSINDPDSIFHHYRQLIQLRKENPAIVYGSFEMLAEKDEKVFAYERQYNDEKFLVVANFTNEESKFSHSNIYNEVSIILSNYKDSSLVGVNNSLRPYEAIVYKIK, from the coding sequence ATGGAGAAAAAATGGTGGCATAATAGTGTAGTTTATCAAATATATCCTAGAAGTTTTATGGATAGTAACGCTGATGGAATCGGTGATTTAAAAGGAATAATTGAAAAGCTTGATTATTTAAAGCTTTTAGGAATAGATGTTATTTGGTTAAGTCCTGTTTATAAATCTCCTAATGATGATAATGGTTACGATATTAGTGATTATTGTGACATTATGGAAGAGTTCGGCACGATGAATGATATGGATGAATTAATTTTAGAAGCGAATCATAGAGGGATTAAAATTGTAATGGATTTAGTCGTGAACCATACATCTGATGAGCATCCGTGGTTCATTGAATCTCGCAAGAGCAAAGATAATGCATATAGAGACTATTATGTTTGGAGAGATCCTGTAAATGGAAGTGAACCAAATGACCTTCCTTCTGTTTTCAGCGGCAGTGCTTGGGAATATGATGAACAAACTGGACAATATTTCTTGCATTTATTTAGTAAAAGGCAGCCAGATTTAAACTGGGAGAATCCAAAAGTCCACGAAGAAGTATATAATATGATGAACTTTTGGCTTGATAAAGGAATTGGTGGGTTCCGAATGGATGTAATTGATTTAATTGGGAAGATTCCTGATCAAGAGATTACGGCAAATGGTCCTAAGCTACATGAATATTTACAAGAGATGAATAAAAAGACTTTTGGAAATCACGATGTACTAACTGTTGGTGAAACTTGGGGAGCAACTCCAGAAATTGCAAAGCTTTATTCGGATCCTGCTCGAAATGAATTAAGTATGATCTTTCAATTTGAGCATATCGGTCTTGATCAACAAGAAGGTAAAGAAAAATGGGATTTAAAGCCATTAAATTTGTTAGAGCTAAAGGAAGTTTTTAATAAGTGGCAAACTCAGCTTGATGGAAAGGCCTGGAATAGCTTGTTTTGGAACAATCATGATTTACCACGAATTGTTTCTAGATGGGGTAATGATAAAGAATACCGTATTGAAAGTGCGAAAATGCTTGCTACTATACTTCATTTAATGCAAGGTACACCATATATTTATCAAGGTGAAGAAATTGGGATGACAAATATTCGATTTGAAAGCATTGATGATTATGACGATATTGAAACGAAAAATATGTATAATGAGCGTATTTCAAAAGGTTACAAGCACGAAGACATAATGGAATCGATTTATACAAAAGGTAGAGACAATGCACGTACTCCAATGCAATGGAATGTAGAAAAGCATGGAGGTTTTACAAAAGGAAACCCTTGGTTAACAGTAAATCCTAATTTTACTAAAATAAATGTTGAACAATCGATAAACGATCCAGATTCAATTTTCCATCATTATCGTCAGTTAATCCAATTAAGAAAAGAAAATCCTGCAATTGTTTATGGTTCTTTTGAAATGCTTGCTGAAAAGGATGAAAAAGTATTTGCATACGAAAGACAGTATAATGATGAAAAATTCTTAGTTGTAGCTAACTTTACAAATGAGGAATCAAAATTTAGTCATAGTAATATATATAATGAAGTAAGTATAATTTTAAGTAATTATAAAGATTCAAGTTTAGTGGGTGTGAATAATAGCTTAAGACCGTATGAAGCAATTGTTTATAAAATTAAATAA
- a CDS encoding L,D-transpeptidase family protein gives MFRRWFLFFLVLLLFLSTSFVQSYAETKPVSQFIIINKSINRLAFYENGKLLKVFKVATGKSQDLTPEGKFKIVVKIVNRPYYKENIPGGDPRNPLGNRWLGLNARGTWGTTYAIHGNNNPSSIGTYASHGCVRMYDEEVEWLFDRVQKNTTVLITSSNMSFQDIAVTNHLFDDDSGTVVVTKPTDIPTSLQLGSVGSEVEWLQDTLTKLGYSTNGVDGYFAEGTDQAVRAFQLDNGLTNDGVVGAGTKKLLLDKLQEKNRELVSAYFYTFTLKKNVKTNGEDRFDSRLNGVQKLNY, from the coding sequence TTGTTTAGGCGCTGGTTTCTTTTTTTCTTAGTTCTTCTTTTATTTTTGAGCACTTCTTTTGTTCAGTCTTACGCAGAAACAAAACCTGTTTCGCAATTTATCATTATTAATAAGTCAATTAATAGATTAGCTTTCTATGAGAATGGTAAATTGCTCAAAGTTTTTAAAGTTGCAACCGGTAAGAGTCAGGATCTAACTCCTGAAGGCAAGTTCAAAATCGTCGTTAAAATTGTTAATCGTCCTTATTATAAAGAGAATATTCCTGGTGGTGATCCGAGGAATCCGCTTGGTAATAGGTGGTTAGGTTTAAATGCTAGAGGGACATGGGGTACAACCTATGCAATCCACGGAAATAATAATCCAAGTTCTATAGGAACTTATGCTAGTCACGGATGTGTACGAATGTATGATGAAGAAGTAGAATGGTTATTTGATCGTGTACAAAAAAATACGACAGTTTTAATCACTTCATCAAACATGTCATTTCAAGATATCGCAGTTACGAATCATTTATTTGATGATGACTCAGGCACTGTTGTTGTAACAAAACCAACAGATATTCCTACTAGTTTACAACTAGGAAGTGTCGGTTCGGAGGTTGAATGGCTGCAGGATACATTAACAAAATTAGGTTACTCTACAAACGGGGTCGATGGCTATTTTGCTGAAGGCACAGATCAAGCAGTAAGAGCATTTCAACTAGATAATGGGTTAACTAATGATGGAGTTGTTGGTGCTGGTACAAAAAAATTATTGTTAGACAAACTTCAAGAAAAAAACCGTGAATTAGTGTCAGCTTATTTTTATACATTTACATTAAAGAAAAATGTAAAAACGAATGGCGAGGACCGATTTGACAGTCGATTAAATGGGGTTCAAAAATTAAATTATTAA
- a CDS encoding M42 family metallopeptidase, whose protein sequence is MNIKIDKEYVLQTAKQLLEFNSPSGFCFEIMELIQSWTNSLGYDFETTNKGCGVITIPGKSNEQVIGLSAHVDTLGAMVRSITSKGTLKFTIIGGPIVPTLDSEYCQIRTREGKLYTGTFLSTSPSIHVFEDSKTKKRDPENMEVRIDECVKSKEDVLNLGISPGDFIFFDPKTTITESGFIKSRFIDDKASVACLIGLLELFKREKIVPTYTTKLFISTYEEVGHGSSYIPSDITELISVDMGCIGDDLSCTEYDVSICAKDSGGPYDYNMTTDLVNLAKENELSYAVDIYPMYGSDTVAALRGGQDIRGALIGPGVHASHGMERTHYSAMENTMKLLYLYLTK, encoded by the coding sequence ATGAATATTAAAATTGACAAAGAATATGTCCTACAAACAGCTAAACAATTACTAGAGTTTAATAGCCCAAGTGGTTTTTGTTTTGAAATTATGGAGTTAATTCAGTCTTGGACAAATAGTTTAGGATATGATTTTGAAACGACTAATAAAGGTTGTGGCGTGATCACAATTCCTGGTAAAAGCAATGAGCAAGTGATCGGATTATCAGCACATGTTGATACATTAGGGGCAATGGTTCGATCAATTACAAGTAAAGGTACTTTAAAATTTACAATTATTGGTGGACCAATCGTACCAACTCTTGATAGTGAATATTGTCAAATTAGAACGCGCGAAGGAAAATTATATACAGGTACATTTTTATCTACAAGTCCATCAATTCACGTTTTCGAAGATAGTAAAACAAAAAAACGCGATCCAGAAAACATGGAAGTACGTATTGATGAATGCGTTAAGTCAAAAGAAGATGTACTAAATCTTGGAATTAGCCCTGGAGACTTTATTTTCTTCGATCCAAAAACGACAATTACTGAAAGCGGATTTATAAAATCAAGATTTATTGATGATAAAGCAAGTGTTGCATGTTTAATCGGCTTACTTGAATTATTTAAAAGAGAAAAAATTGTACCTACATATACAACAAAATTATTTATTTCAACGTATGAAGAAGTTGGACATGGATCATCTTATATCCCATCTGATATTACTGAATTAATTTCAGTTGATATGGGTTGTATTGGAGATGATTTAAGCTGTACTGAATACGATGTCTCGATTTGTGCAAAAGACTCTGGTGGTCCATATGATTACAATATGACGACGGATTTAGTCAACTTAGCAAAAGAAAATGAACTTAGCTATGCAGTAGATATTTATCCAATGTACGGTTCTGATACAGTTGCTGCTTTACGCGGAGGCCAAGATATTCGTGGTGCGTTAATTGGACCAGGTGTTCACGCTTCTCATGGTATGGAAAGAACGCATTATAGTGCGATGGAAAATACGATGAAATTATTGTATTTATATTTAACAAAGTAA
- a CDS encoding UPF0158 family protein produces MTNKAKIKDIIEELEMQMDGYRSFIKIGTGEIFSVAEDDLIDAEDEKVFDDLQDWQIENIEIANEIVENFEDYKELPSKYEINEYKMIEDFCLTIKDEKIQNILLIAIEGKGAFRRFKDAVIKLNVDMDWYSYRDRRYKDLVIAWCQNNDIEYID; encoded by the coding sequence ATGACAAATAAAGCAAAGATAAAAGATATTATTGAGGAATTGGAAATGCAAATGGATGGTTATCGATCATTTATTAAGATAGGAACTGGTGAAATTTTTTCGGTTGCTGAAGATGATCTAATTGATGCTGAAGATGAAAAAGTTTTCGATGATTTACAAGATTGGCAGATAGAAAATATAGAAATCGCAAATGAAATTGTGGAAAATTTTGAGGACTATAAAGAATTACCTTCAAAATATGAAATTAATGAATATAAAATGATTGAAGACTTTTGTTTAACAATTAAAGATGAGAAAATACAAAACATATTACTCATAGCAATCGAGGGAAAAGGCGCATTTAGAAGATTTAAAGATGCAGTTATAAAGTTAAATGTTGATATGGATTGGTATAGTTATCGTGACAGACGATATAAAGACTTAGTGATCGCATGGTGTCAAAATAATGATATTGAGTACATAGATTAG
- a CDS encoding RDD family protein has translation MEFKYAGFWIRLCAHIIDYCIIILLGFILSPLLLRFFTNTNITYNLLIDLIGIIYLMLLPATKLQGTIGKVTVGIKVINKDGSKLSIFEAISRWLAQVVSSFILFIGYIMIAFSNKKTALHDKLANTYVVYK, from the coding sequence TTGGAATTTAAATATGCAGGATTTTGGATAAGATTATGTGCCCATATCATTGATTATTGTATCATTATTTTATTAGGTTTCATTCTAAGTCCCTTGCTTCTTAGATTCTTTACTAATACAAATATTACATACAATCTTCTCATTGATCTTATCGGTATTATTTACTTAATGCTTTTGCCAGCTACAAAATTGCAAGGGACAATTGGAAAGGTCACCGTTGGCATTAAAGTAATCAATAAAGATGGAAGTAAGTTATCCATATTTGAGGCAATTAGTCGTTGGTTAGCTCAAGTTGTTTCCAGTTTCATTTTATTTATAGGTTATATAATGATTGCTTTTTCTAATAAGAAAACAGCCTTACATGATAAATTAGCCAATACGTATGTAGTCTATAAATAA